TGAACTATGGATAATACAAAAAACGTCGTGGATAGTTGGAGACTTTCATTCGATTTTGTTTGCTAGTTTGCTTTTGGCGCCATGAGAGTCACAGAATAAGCCTCTAGTGGTCAGTTTTGACACTAGACTCTGCGACTAAACTTGTGTTGTTGTCGTCTGCCATCACATCTCTCACCGAACTAAGTCGTAAGTTGAATCTCACACTTGTCCGGATTTCGAACGAATTATTGATTAAatcagtttcattttcttgttggtcTGGTTATATGCATCGGCATGCACCTTTAATTGATCACGTTGTCTAGACAGTAAAACTCACAATGTGGAAAGATCGGAAGATGGAAGGTCACATGTTTGGATTTTCAGAATGAAAACGATTGATTTTCAATCTCGTGGCATTTGAAATAAGTTGGCCATATTCCTCCATGGAAAGCTTAAGTTGTGAAAAGTTTGTGTTACAATTTCAGGTAAAATGCTATTCATTCAATTatgtgtctttcttttttacctggtCTGCAACAGAAAAGGAAAGCAAATTGAACTGAGAATGGGAAATCATTCAGATACAGGCACGGTTAtatcttttacaaaaaatttaagaccaatttgcattttctttataaataGTCTTGCATCTCTACTTTTAATGAGAAGAAGGGATATTCAATTGGATTAATTTAGTATTCACTTGTGTAGTACACAAAACACAATACCTAATGTAACGTGTAATTCAATCTTTATCCTTGAACTGCAATGAGCAGGTTCATGCGATTAAAATATAGGCTTTGCTTATCAGatgttgaaatgattttggAAACTTGCTAATATTATGTCTGTTGTTTTCATAGGTTGCTACAGGTTCCAGAACATTCCAAGAACATCAGGCGGACAGCTTGTGTGGCTGTCACTCAGGTTAGTtgattctcattttttttcctgttgattCAGCTCTCTTGTTATAAGGATTTTGCAAGCGATCAATTGGTTACATTTACTTGAACATCGAACCGAGCTCATAGTTTTTCACATCTTATCTATTACGACGTGAGCACTCCGTTTGTGGTATAACACTTGCAAAAAAGACTTCCTCCATCTTTTCCTCCCTCATTTTCTTCTACTTATAGGgctacattttgttttgtcgtaGAAAAGCACAGCAGAAACACGAATGGTATCAGATGCCATGGATAAGTCCGTGTGTTAATAAGAGTTTTTGTACTTGATACTACGCCATACGCGTTTCCAGTTGAAACTTGattattttccagtttttatttaaacgattctttttctgatcAGTGATGGATGTTATATTTGACGTATTCatcaccgttttttttttcgtaccaTTAATTATAACTGATCTACACTCTAAATGCAAAACAAGTTTAGATACATTGTGATGTTTAAATAACATTAAGGGACAGAGAAATGTCTTCTTGCAGTAGCCATCCAGTAAAATGAGTGTAGTTGTTACCGTGCAGTTGAGCCCCTGCTGAAACATAGAATATCTCAGCCCAAATTTGCTCCCCTACTTGCAACTGCAACGTTGATtgcaatgaaaatgtttcgtaTGCTGATGAGGGGATGGTCGAACTAGAATGCCCATTTGCAATCCTACTACCACTTTTAGTGAGACATATATCCACTATTaatctagaagaagaagtagccGGCAAATACATAAGACCTGAcagggagaaaaaatatgttcCCGTTCGGGGTGCTGTGAATTTCCCTGTTTGTAAATTCATGGCTCCTCCAAcgtttaatttttcaacatcAAACGGAATCGGTATGTTTGTTTGGTTAAAGAAGACAGAGCCTCTCTGAACGTAGAAGTAAGTGGGAGAAGAAATGATGTCCTCAAATCCGATCCACTGCTGGAAACCTGTCATTAATTGAATCGAGACATTCGTAAAAATTGGAGAACTTTGgtagaaatgttttctttaccCGCGTCACTAGGCAATTTAGTAAAATCGCAGTAGACACTTTCCACCATTTTCGATCCCATAACCGAATACAATCCATTCAGTGAGTGTCCAATATTCCAGAGATCTTCGCACGATTCCGGTATTCCCGTGACGGCCACTTGTCCTGAGCATTGAAAACGACCTAGGGTGTGCACTCCAGTAGAACTTGTCAATTGAGTCCGACCGAAATTCAGTCGGGTAATGGGCAGTACATTCTTGTCGGTGATGACCCCTTAAAATGTTTGTACAATAAGGtttaaaatgggaagaaaacatttcaatcaatttaacTTACCGCTATCGACCAGTTGGACTGGCGCAGTCGCATCGCAGTTGCACTCCAATGTAGCATCGACGCAATTGTTATCGATTCCACATTGGCAGGTGTGGACATTTGTGTTACCACCAGACCAGAAGTATTTTGCGTTTCCATTTATATCGTTCCACCAGGCATATGCAATGTTGTCGAATTCGAAAGGGGCGTAGTAGCAGTCGTACTAAAGGATTGGCATCATTcgccatatttgtttttatgatCCATTGGATTTTTAAAGCCAAACTTACTTGAATTGACTGGTGACATTCGTTAGATAATTGCGCTAAAGCGGCCATTTGCCTGATGGTTGCGTTGTAGTTGATGACTTTTGAGTAGCAACCAGGTTCTGCGCAGTGTCCAACATCTAACGGCATTTCGGTATCGTGCACAACTGATGTTGATCCTGCACGTGCCGATGCAAAAAGAACCGTTTTCACTTCCTGAAGTTATCTTTCATTTCAATAGAACATCTTTTACCTGAATTCATGTCACAGTAAACGTAGATGGGATCATCACCAACGGCTTGACCGTCTGGATCGATCCAGTGCATTCCGGATGTGAGAGTTGGATCCGCTAGATGAGCTTCTCTGCACGTCCGTGGCATGGCGCTCCttgcaattgattttcttctgatttcaATTAATTCCGCTGACGATAATTTTGAGTTGATTCTTTGTTCATTTAGAAGGGCAAGTTCCAATCGagttactttttcttcctgtcaatttaaaaaagtcatatttatagtttatttatttcagtaACAAGCTAAGATAGTAGCGCTTACATGTTGTTGAACCTTGAGTTCCAGTGCCTCTAGTCGACTATCTTTTATTGCCAACATTTgcttcatttcattctttaaacagttccaaaatttaaaaaaattgaattagttAAAGACATAATTTTggaatggtaaaaaaaaatgacttacGAAATTATTGGTTAACTGCTCAAATCTGTCCTCGAGTGGAAGTCCATTTGCCACTGAGCCAGCTGCAAGAAAAATTACTGCGCAAAATACTATGTTGAAGTAGCGCGTCATCATTTAGACTTTCGAAAGCTTCAATTGAGAACGAATGATTTTCCAGTGACTTTCATCGCCCATTTTATAAGGCAAGTGAATTATTAGGCGATTTGTTTGCAGTTTCATCATAAACAGATAAGATAGGCAggggaaaaatcttttttgtgtgtgccctacttttgtttttcagtatttattttttccaatcgaCAAATGAAAGCTGAAAGGTGCAAAAGTTATTGGGTCAATTGATAAACGTCCAAATATATCCGAAATACTTACTGCGTGGtgttcaaaaagtttttcccACTTATATAGGAATAGGGACATGTTTACTTGGTATAAAATTGAAGTTTGTTAAGTTCGAACCAAAAAGATATTGTgggtttcccctttttttaaaatatttgctcAATTGGAATGCTTTGGAGGCGCCCTCTTTGGGAGTCTTATCAGTTATTGGATCAGAATTTTACAAATCAAAGTCGCGTTGATttaaagaaacattttatctgtctttccatccattttcCTTCATGTATTTGTCTCCAGGACTCTGATTCTGAAACTGTGTCTGTTATTCCGTTCAACACTTTGCCCTTTTACAATGCATGAACGTACAGTGGGAGGAGAAGCTATTTCCCGTTTAAATTTCTATCAGTATTCCACTACGGTATTCACTTAGCGGCATTTTCTGTTAGCAAATCTCATTTGGAAGGCGCTTAATTCTAACGAGACAAGGCCTGCCCTTCACCTGAATTCcatattgaaataattcttcctagtatttctttttagtttttactaATCAGATTAACTTTCCAATCTGatttaacgttttttttttgtgtgtaataAAGCATGACTAGTaatgccgttttttttttgtgtcaacATAAAAAAGTCCTTGGCCAAAATCAATgaacggggaaaaaaggaggtcGAACTAGCTGTGCAGCCAGATATTTGAATTGCCTTAATTTGTTATAACTTCATAGTTTTATGGACACGTGAATGATTAAATAAAGTCTCGAGACAATAAAACTAGTTACATGTAAGGACATCTGATCCCTAGTCACGTTTCAATTAGCACATGAGCGCTTCCGAATCTCTTTCGATAAACTTGTAATATTTCCGCATCACGAAATTGCCCTGTCCCGCTTGATAATTGCACGCGATGCAACCTTCGAGCCTGTgactgaaaaatgtttttcataagTGATAAATCGAGGTGATATTGGCGCTTAGCCAATTCCTATCGAAACAACATAGAAACAACATAGAAACAAAGCACTCCTTATACATTAACATACAACTTTGACTTAATGACACTGGTTTTGGGCCGAGGTCatcgtcttctctctctttctctttgcttGAGCCTTTATACCCTCAAAGAGTGAAATGATTTCTGTCCTGAATtgtaattaataaataactttgattcaatttcagGCGAATTCATTGGACAGGCTGAATTGTTTTCCGCTTGAATTTGGAGAAAATAGCTTAGAAaatagctttttatttttaattccacGAAAGTAAATGTTTATTCTATCAGGATGTGCATACTAAGTCAAGAAGGCCCAAGATTGAGCGTAAAGGTCTTCCCTTGCAAACTGAACGGATCGTGAGCACTCCTACATCTGCATAACTCGTTTGTAAACATTTCAGGACAAATGAAGGTTGTTTGACTATAGGCCAACTTCCTCTCTATCGAGTCCAAGACTAGCAAAATACAAGCCCAGTAGCTCAGCCTTGCGATCGTAAAATCCAAGGTGATTTTTGGCACTATTGTTTTTCTCCTGCTCTGGTGAAACACGAACTTGTGGCGTATAAATATCAGCCATCTCAAGAGAGAAATTATTCAATCAGCGTTCTTCAAAGCGACTACAACAGTCCCAGTTAACATGTGCAGACTAAGTTTTATCATGGTAACGTGAaaccatttaaattaaaatttagtcGCTTTGCCTTATTAATTCTTTCCAATTCAATTCAGATTGTCGGGGCATTGGTGCTCTCGACCAACTTACAGAGGGCCGAGTCCTTTAGCCACCACCGCATCCACCATAAAGATTCCTACGAGCATTTGGAATCGGCCGAAAGCAACGAACTACAAGAAACAACTACCCCCATTGACACGCAATCTGACGAGCTGGTCGACTCCGAGGAGAATAGAGTCGTCAAGCGCCACGCCCTTCTTCAACCATCAACTAGCCATTCATCCGAGGAAGAAgatacaacagcaacaaccctCGACAGCCAATCGGATGAACACGACGATGACATTCTACCGGTCAGGCTGGTGAAAAGGAATATTCCAGTAGCATCTTCCGAAGAGGACACAACCGCAGCGAATCTCCTTGACAGCCAATCAGTCGAGGACGACGGAGTCGATTCGGAAGAGAAGAGAATAGTCAAGCGCAATGTTGAAACGACAACCATCGACCACTCGtctgaagaagaaacgacAACAGTCGAAGGGGCGAGTGACGAGCAGCACGACGACTCTGCGGAGAAGAGAGTCGTGAAACGGGACATCCCTGTCGGAGTAGCGGGACTCACGATCCGTCGTCGATTCGACTCATCAGAAGAAGATACGACAGCCCATTTTGACAGCCGATCGAATGAACGGGACTACTCGGATGAGCTCCACGACTCGGACGAGTGGAAGAGCATCGTGAAACGCGACGTCATCCAAACCACAACCATCGACCACTCTTCCGAAGAAGAGACGACCACTTCCGTCTATTCAGATGAACACGACGACGTCGActctgaagaaaacaaaatcgtCAAAAGAAATGTCCACGTAGAAACAGCAACGCGTGATCGCTCGTCAGAAGAAGACACCACACCGGCGGATCTCCTCGACAGCCAATCCATCGAGGACGACGGAGTCGACTcggaagagaagagaagaatcaAGAGGAGTAGCCTAGCTCTAACTGCTGTCGACCACTCGTCGGAAGAGAGCACAACAGATGGCACATTCGATTATTCGGCCGAGGACTCGCTTGAAGATGTATTGGTTCGATTATCGCAAGATATCCATTCATTACCTTCAACTGCCCTCAGAATTTAAATCGACCCTTTAGGCTTTTTTGTTacaattttgttgaaattttttgagcTTTTTCAGCCACTGTTGTACCTTCTCGTCATGTCAATAAAGATTCATTGTTTCGTAatcgtgttttcttttttcgtaatGATGGTCATGTTGATTTacgttttatttaattttctaacaTTTTATTAAAGGGATGTCAAGCCTAAGTGTGCCACTGTTATGGTTAACGTAGAGCAGATAATGGATTATAACCGATGAAATgtaatcaaatgttttatttgtattctAGAAAGTATGACAACTAATATTCTATTTATTTGTATCTTTCCAGGAATGAAGCTGTCCTATTGCCAGCGATATGAAATCAATCATTTCAGTTTCCAACGTGAACGAACGTGAACGCCCATCAGTCAGTTATATTTAGCGTTTCGAGTCGACAAACCCATTTGAAATGTTCCACATGACTGGATTGCATAACTCGATTAAAGGTAACAACTGCGCCGCAATCAAAACGTCAGAAGAACTAAATTGAAGCCGTTCCTGGAACAGTTTTGACATAATGCCACTAGTTTTGTGCCGAGGTCAGCGTCTTCTCCCAATAAGACGTTTGCCTTATCCTTTCTCTTCCTCGAATTGAATCCTGGTTTTCCTCATTTTGACGTCATCACACCAAAAAGATGTCCAGTGCTGCCAACCCTGTTTATTGTGTAAGAGAAGTAAgacttttatttgatgttttggGCGTTGTCCTTTACTtcacatatttgtttttgattatttggttcAGGAAAGACCTTTCTACTGAAAAACTAGCGTCAACCTTTAACTTGGATTTAGGTGGATTTGAGCGGAAAATAGTTTTCGCTTGAAAGAGATGTAATGGAGCGAGCACTGTTTCCATCCGCAAAACTCGTTGGCAAAGCATCTCATCAAGGGCACTGATAGAACTAGGCGTCGCCCAAACGTGTCCAAGAGTAAACAAACCAATTTAACCTTGTGATCATAAATTCCAAGGTGGTTTGGcgcgctgtttttttttccgcaatTGAAACCATTTGTCGCATATAAATACTTGACAACTGGAGGGAAAAGATATTCTTTCAGCGATTTTCACAGCGGCTACTACAGTCGCAATTAACATGAGTCGATTTGGTGCTATCGTGGTAACTATTTTAGACTTTAAATTAGAATAGTTCTTCTTTATAACTTGACAACAAGTTGAATTActctatttaattttaacttttatttattgatttagttTGTTGCGGCATTGGTGTTCTCGGTCAACTTGCAGAGAGCTGAATCCTTCAGCCATCACCGCATTGGCATCGACAATAAAGATTCTCACGAGCACTTAGACGATAGCAAGGAACTACAAGAAACGAGTATCGCCCTAATTGACACCCAATCTGACGAGCTGGTCGACTCcgaggagaagaaaatcgtgaaaCGCCATGTCCTTCTTCAACCATCAACTGGCCATTCGTCTGAAGAGGAAGATGCATCTACTGATAGTAAAAACGAATCAATCGAGGATAGCGTCGactcaaaagaaatcaagttgGTTAAAAGAGATGTCCAATTTACTACGACAACTGATGGCCACTCATCCGAAGAAGATGTAACAACTGTACCAACAATTTCTCTGGAAGACCTATCAGTGGAAGACGACGTTAACGACGCAgaagacaagaagaaagtgaagCGGAATGTTCAAGTGACAAGCATCGACCACTCGTCCGAAGAGGAAAGATATGCGGCAATAGTCGGTCAGATGAATCAATCTGACGAGCACGATTATGACAACTCGGCAGAATTGTTTAAGCGAGAAATCCACCAACTTACGGCCGGGGAATTGGAGATGCTGTTTCAACTTTTCCATTCGGAAGAATACGCTGCAGCAAACGGGACTCTTATTGGCAGCCATTCAGACGAGCATCATGATTATTTTGGACCTATTGAGAAAAGGCAATCCGGGCTActggcaacaacaactggcGGACGCTCTTCAGAAGAAATGGATGATAGATTCGAccattcatttgaaaattcgaTGGAAGATGTATACTTGAGAGATTGACGTCGGTCAAGTCAGCCGCCTgatgatttgtttttggttatttCCCTTGTTATACATTCATGCAAATAAAGATCTACGTTGTTTCATACTTCTGATGATTTTTCTAGTAGGGCATTTTGGTTTCTTATGTAATCTCTGCAGTCTGCAACTCCGTGTcgttctgatttttttttttgtttttgtcaacGCTCTCCTTCATTTAAGGCGTGTTCGTTAATAACGAGGGCGACGAAAAGAAGCAGTCATAAATCGAGTTTCCGACTGCACAGGTTTCTTctacttttgaaagttttaatTCCTAAATCAGGCTCTTCTTGCGAGTGCAAACGAAGTATTACTTgtgcgttttctttttcctaacgctagatggctcaatgtttgatcattttcagctgtcaattTAGTCAGTTTCAGTGGTTTCTGTTTTGTCCACCAGGTGGAGGTATGTCGATTCGTGACTAGTGGTTCCGCCATTTTTTCAGGGACAATGAGTAGCAGCCAGTTAACAGGATGGCGATGAAACATTCTCACTCTTCaacattttgatgaaaatcaaaaaggtaaTTCTTGTTGTGGTCATTTCAGTTAAATgtatgtaaaatatttatacgtAAATTTTCAGTAGCCTATTTTTACTAGGCCAAATCATCTGATCACATGGCTGGCTTGACCGAGTTGTCCTGTCCAaatgtcccccccccccccattgcTATGTGTACCAGCTGTGCCGTCTCCATCCTGAAAAACTCACAAGAAGAAGTAATTATGGTTTTAAACTTTTCAACTAGAAGGCTATAGATTTAGTTATTGACGACTAAATGCTAGATCCCCTTGCTTTAGTGTTGTTGAATTTTGTGTGAAGTCAACTGTGGACCTGTGGTTTATGTTTGCCATCCATTGGTTTAAACTGccaatagtttttttattaatagactttttttgaaattctaggtccctttgtaaaatttctgAAACAGCGAGGGGCACTAGATGGGGGTGTGTTattgttcttttaaaaaaatggttgaagTTTTGGAGTCTGTTATCTTCTGTTTTAtagtttttgtgtgtcttcACTACGTTAAAACAATCTGTTTTTGCTAAGTGTTAACATAGGAATTACAGGGCTAACACAACAGTTAATAGCTGATTCAAGCTGGCGGTTGATCAAGaagagatttttcttcttgttcttgaatttttttcaatttagcatttttatttaagtcttGTGAAGTGCCCAAGGATTTGGGTGTATtctaaccattttttttttgtattccagGAATTACCATGCAAGAATTTATAAGTAACATATTACACAGATGAGGGGACGCAGAGTGTATACTTGAGATGCATGGAATTGAGTTCTAGTTGCTAGCAAATGGAAGAGCTATGGTATGTTTgcttaattgttttattattgtatTTCCTAGAAAGGGAAGAACATTAATTAACTAATATGATGTCTATGCAACAGACTACTTCTTAATTCCAAAATTCAAGTCTCTTGCAAAAGACATTTGTGCAAgtttttccatgtttttcGGCAAAGTCTACATCATGGACTTCATGCAACAGTCCCTGTTGAAATAAGAGAGTGTGAAGCAATCGTCCGATATTCGGCATTATTTGCGCCCATCAATAGTGATCGTTCCTAACGACTCGGTGTAACAACCTAGGCTAGAAGGATAAACCATCAGTAGTGGCAGGAACCTCATTCATGACAGCTGTCAAGTATTTTCTAGACGTTAAACAAAAGTGGGAGCCTACACAACTTGAAATATCTAACTCTAGATTGCCTGCAGTGTtaagatttgtttttcaacatgtttttgccacttttgtcattttcttggTTCTTTTTAACGTGACCACCTCTTTACTCGTCCCTGCTATGCTGGATCTTCCCAGTTCGTCCATCGACGCCCACCAGCCTCttcgaaagaaagaaggtaCTATAGTTTTGGTATAGACGACATGTTTTTATCCATTCAGTCTTCTGCTGAGACATATATTCAattaagattttattttgttgattgaCTTCTTGTTTCGACAGTTTGTCCCAATATGGAAGTTCGAAATGGCCTACAACAGTTTTCGGAATTGGAGGGCTGCCGAGTGGCTGGAACTGAAATCGTGATGGTGGAATTGCAGCCCGGATACATTGCACCACATCATTGGGAAAAATCCAATGCAAAATCCAAGCGATTGCACGTCCTCCCGGTCATTATTTGGtaagaaatcatttccataGTCTTCCGCAAAACTTTTTCCCCTTGGCCATGTTGAACTTGTTTATAATTTCAGTTGTGGTCCGGGCGCACTTCATCCGGCGTCGCCAATGGGTTTGTTTAACTATTTGTTCCCTTTAAATAACATTCGAACAATTAAACACACACGAACTGCTCTTTCCTGTGCCAATCGACGAGATTTGATGAGATCATCTTACCATTAACTTACAAatataatcttttcttttctttagtttATGGAGCGGCGATGCGTTACGTGCCATCCTTACGTTAAATAGAATTGGAAGGCCTTTAGTGAATCGGGGACTAAATCGGGATGCATCTTGGTGAGAAATGGAATTTCCAACTTTAGATTATTGTGATCCATTAAACTCTATGACACTGACTGATCCATCGATTGTTTAATGACCGTTCTTTTTAATGCAGGGATGTCCGCTAGGCTTTCAGTAACAAAACAGACATCACAATTGGCAGCGACATTAATTGTAGCCCATCTATTAAGAAGCAAATTATGCTAATGAAATCTTATGCATAAACAACTCATTAAACGTACCCGGTAACACCACAAGTGTCACGACGCTCAAAGTATATCAGACATTATTTAAAGGCGCATCAATGTAAGAGATTGCATAACCAAACTATTGACATTGGTCAGCCAATGTCGCTCTGAAATTATTCCAGATTAATTGCATGCTTTTTTGTACGACGTATATATTTAATAAACAGAGAGTACGGTTTAAAACATTCTTTTCTCTATGCGAAATTTAGCAAGCCAATTAAACCAGCACTTTTTGACCGACTAACTTGCTACTATTCGTACAATCAATCAACACAGGAGGAGACTCTTGTCTTAATGGACTCTGcccaaggaagaagagagaagagtgcgaggccaGTTTTACTAGGGAGAGATTAGTCTTACTAGGCTTCCAGGTTAGACTCATGAACCTCCAAAAGTCTTcctcggatcatgcgccttccaagtccccgttcgaccagagccctcctcatcctcctggtttcacagcgggtgagtgaccaccggcgggcgttgatTAGTGGTTAGtcagggaaacggggccacagaaaagaagggagcccagatatgcactcgTAATTTATCTACGTctacacaattttttattgttgttgattgaaaGCAAGCTCCTCTTTACATCTCTCAGCTGCATATTGCACTAGTGAATAAGGTCTGGAACAGCAGCGAGGGATTTAACTGAAAAGATAATTTAGAtgtcaattttaaaacaagattgCAGTGACAGTAAACAATAcctcaaatgaatcaattgaaaGGAACCACTGAAAGGAAGAGAGCTCAGCTGCTCAGGTAAGTACTTGCAATTGATCATCTagaaaaatccaacaaaaaccTCAAGACAAACACAATGAATTGTAGGtgtagaaaatgttatttagttGACATGTTCAAACTGCAGCTCACCATTATTAAAATCGGGAAAGAAAGTCAATGAAGTGAAATGAATACTCAAAGTTCTTGGATTCAGCATTTACAAAACATGCATCTGAAAGAAAAGGT
The sequence above is a segment of the Daphnia pulex isolate KAP4 chromosome 11, ASM2113471v1 genome. Coding sequences within it:
- the LOC124207113 gene encoding uncharacterized protein LOC124207113 isoform X2 encodes the protein MMTRYFNIVFCAVIFLAAGSVANGLPLEDRFEQLTNNFNEMKQMLAIKDSRLEALELKVQQHEEKVTRLELALLNEQRINSKLSSAELIEIRRKSIARSAMPRTCREAHLADPTLTSGMHWIDPDGQAVGDDPIYVYCDMNSVVHDTEMPLDVGHCAEPGCYSKVINYNATIRQMAALAQLSNECHQSIQYDCYYAPFEFDNIAYAWWNDINGNAKYFWSGGNTNVHTCQCGIDNNCVDATLECNCDATAPVQLVDSGVITDKNVLPITRLNFGRTQLTSSTGVHTLGRFQCSGQVAVTGIPESCEDLWNIGHSLNGLYSVMGSKMVESVYCDFTKLPSDAGFQQWIGFEDIISSPTYFYVQRGSVFFNQTNIPIPFDVEKLNVGGAMNLQTGKFTAPRTGTYFFSLSGLMYLPATSSSRLIVDICLTKSGSRIANGHSSSTIPSSAYETFSLQSTLQLQVGEQIWAEIFYVSAGAQLHGNNYTHFTGWLLQEDISLSLNVI
- the LOC124207113 gene encoding uncharacterized protein LOC124207113 isoform X1; this encodes MMTRYFNIVFCAVIFLAAGSVANGLPLEDRFEQLTNNFNEMKQMLAIKDSRLEALELKVQQHEEKVTRLELALLNEQRINSKLSSAELIEIRRKSIARSAMPRTCREAHLADPTLTSGMHWIDPDGQAVGDDPIYVYCDMNSGSTSVVHDTEMPLDVGHCAEPGCYSKVINYNATIRQMAALAQLSNECHQSIQYDCYYAPFEFDNIAYAWWNDINGNAKYFWSGGNTNVHTCQCGIDNNCVDATLECNCDATAPVQLVDSGVITDKNVLPITRLNFGRTQLTSSTGVHTLGRFQCSGQVAVTGIPESCEDLWNIGHSLNGLYSVMGSKMVESVYCDFTKLPSDAGFQQWIGFEDIISSPTYFYVQRGSVFFNQTNIPIPFDVEKLNVGGAMNLQTGKFTAPRTGTYFFSLSGLMYLPATSSSRLIVDICLTKSGSRIANGHSSSTIPSSAYETFSLQSTLQLQVGEQIWAEIFYVSAGAQLHGNNYTHFTGWLLQEDISLSLNVI
- the LOC124207116 gene encoding uncharacterized protein LOC124207116, which translates into the protein MSRFGAIVFVAALVFSVNLQRAESFSHHRIGIDNKDSHEHLDDSKELQETSIALIDTQSDELVDSEEKKIVKRHVLLQPSTGHSSEEEDASTDSKNESIEDSVDSKEIKLVKRDVQFTTTTDGHSSEEDVTTVPTISLEDLSVEDDVNDAEDKKKVKRNVQVTSIDHSSEEERYAAIVGQMNQSDEHDYDNSAELFKREIHQLTAGELEMLFQLFHSEEYAAANGTLIGSHSDEHHDYFGPIEKRQSGLLATTTGGRSSEEMDDRFDHSFENSMEDVYLRD
- the LOC124207119 gene encoding uncharacterized protein LOC124207119 isoform X2, with the protein product MTAVKYFLDVKQKWEPTQLEISNSRLPAVLRFVFQHVFATFVIFLVLFNVTTSLLVPAMLDLPSSSIDAHQPLRKKEVCPNMEVRNGLQQFSELEGCRVAGTEIVMVELQPGYIAPHHWEKSNAKSKRLHVLPVIICLWSGDALRAILTLNRIGRPLVNRGLNRDASWDVR
- the LOC124207119 gene encoding uncharacterized protein LOC124207119 isoform X3, whose product is MTAVKLPAVLRFVFQHVFATFVIFLVLFNVTTSLLVPAMLDLPSSSIDAHQPLRKKEVCPNMEVRNGLQQFSELEGCRVAGTEIVMVELQPGYIAPHHWEKSNAKSKRLHVLPVIICLWSGDALRAILTLNRIGRPLVNRGLNRDASWDVR
- the LOC124207119 gene encoding uncharacterized protein LOC124207119 isoform X1, producing MTAVKYFLDVKQKWEPTQLEISNSRLPAVLRFVFQHVFATFVIFLVLFNVTTSLLVPAMLDLPSSSIDAHQPLRKKEVCPNMEVRNGLQQFSELEGCRVAGTEIVMVELQPGYIAPHHWEKSNAKSKRLHVLPVIICCGPGALHPASPMGLFNYLFPLNNIRTIKHTRTALSCANRRDLMRSSYH